GATGTTTCTAAGTCAATGCGTATGCCTTTGATTTATATTTTAGGTGGTTTAGATAAAGAAGCTATTGCTTTTGGATTGATTTTTTCTTTAAAAGAAAATTTAAAACAGGCTTTAAAAGCATGTAAAAATATACATAACAAAAAACAAATTTTAATACACTCAAATAATGAAAAAATACTAAAATTATTTTGGGATTTAACGAGTGTTTAAAGACTTAATGATAAAATATTTATCTCCCTAGTATTTGAAATTTGCAAAGCTTAAAAACTTTGCAAATTTATTTAAGATTTAGTTATTTTGACGATATAACTTTATCTTGATTTGAAAGGAACATTATGCAAATTTCTAGCTACAACTCTCAAAATTTTTCTATGGATATAAAAACAAAAAATGGCAATCATCTTTCTTTTTCTATGTACGATAAAAAAGAAGCAAAATTAGATAAAGATGGAAATTCAGCATCTTTGAGTTTAAGAAATCAATTTGGTTTTTCGTTTTCATATAGTGGCACAAAACTTTCGCAAGAAGAAATTGAAGAAATTAAAGAAGCAGTAGCCAAAGTACAGCCTCAAATTGATGAATTTATGAAAAACTCAAGAGTAGGAACCTTAAAGCCAAAAGAGCTTATCACCACTGCGATGAAAATTGGCGATGCTCTGCCTATACCAAAAAATGAAGAGCATAAAAAAGCAACCTTGCATGAGTTATTTAATATTATGGATAAAAGTTTAAATAAAGAAATGACAAAAACTGATCTTGAAGATATTAAAAAACAGATTTTCCAAGATAGTGCTAAATTATTAGAAGAAATTTGGAAGCAATATAACAATCAAGAAAAGAAAAAAGAAGAAGAAAATAATAAAGAATTTGGATTTTACGCTTAAGAAGGAAAATAAATGCAAGTAAAAGATATTTTAAAAAGCATGCTAGAACTCCAGCAAAAATTAAATGATGATACTAATGGTATAGGATGGGAA
The nucleotide sequence above comes from Campylobacter lari. Encoded proteins:
- a CDS encoding ATP-binding protein, whose protein sequence is MQISSYNSQNFSMDIKTKNGNHLSFSMYDKKEAKLDKDGNSASLSLRNQFGFSFSYSGTKLSQEEIEEIKEAVAKVQPQIDEFMKNSRVGTLKPKELITTAMKIGDALPIPKNEEHKKATLHELFNIMDKSLNKEMTKTDLEDIKKQIFQDSAKLLEEIWKQYNNQEKKKEEENNKEFGFYA